A window of the Vigna angularis cultivar LongXiaoDou No.4 chromosome 3, ASM1680809v1, whole genome shotgun sequence genome harbors these coding sequences:
- the LOC108325009 gene encoding uncharacterized protein LOC108325009: MWKFPPSRHRFLAAAITVVALCMILPISMASQQPPLKLCIQSTPSSCPVKCFVADPVCGADGVTYWCGCAEAACAGVEVERMGHCVEGNGGSAPIPGQALLLVHIVWLILLGFSVLFGLF, from the coding sequence ATGTGGAAATTCCCACCCTCTCGCCACCGGTTCCTCGCAGCCGCGATCACCGTCGTTGCACTTTGCATGATTCTACCAATTTCGATGGCGAGTCAGCAGCCACCGCTAAAATTGTGCATCCAATCGACGCCGTCGTCGTGCCCCGTTAAGTGCTTCGTCGCCGACCCGGTGTGCGGCGCGGACGGCGTAACGTACTGGTGTGGTTGTGCTGAGGCAGCGTGCGCCGGCGTGGAGGTTGAGAGAATGGGTCACTGTGTAGAGGGGAATGGGGGATCGGCACCGATTCCTGGACAGGCTCTCCTCTTGGTGCACATTGTTTGGCTCATCTTGTTGGGGTTCTCCGTCTTGTTCGGTCTTTTTTAG